TCCACCGTTCCGATGTTGACTATCCTCGGCAGCTCGCCGACCTTGACGCAGAACTTGAAGAGGCTCTCGTAGCGGCCCTCGACTATCATGTCCACAGGCACCTCGGCATAGAACCCCTTGGGTATCTCGGCCCGAGGCTTGAAGAGCACGATGTGAAGGCCCGCTTCTCCGGCCGCGTCGCTTATGCTCTTGAGCAGGTCGGGTATCTCCTTTTCGTTGGGGAGCTGGGCCAGCGCCTTCTTGAGCTTCTCCTCGAGCTCTTCGCGCTCGCGCTCGTACTTGGGTATGTCCTTTGCTATGATGCGGCTTCTCGTGAGCTCGCGCTCGAGCTCGGCGCTCCTCTGCTTGAGCCTCTCCACCTCGGCCTGCTTGGGCGCGAGCAGGAACTGGTAGGAGAGACCGGCCAGCAGGAGGTTGACGGCCGCTACGACGAGCGCCCTCTGCCACAGGGGCAGCTTGAGTACGGCGTCGAGCTTTATGTTGACGGCCACCTTGACTAACCCTTCTCTATGCGGAGCGTAAAGGAGACGAGATAGCCGTCCACGCCCTGGACCTTGCGCCTCTCGGCCACCTCGAGCTCAACCCTGCCCAGCCCCTTCTGCCTCTCCAGCCCCTTCATGAAATCGGCCACCACGTCGTCGGAAGAGGCGATGCCCCGGAGCACGATGAGGCTTCCGCGCTCCTTCAGCGACGTGAGCCAGGCGGTGTCGGGGATCGCCTCGCTCACCTTCACGAGCAGCTCCACGGGACCGCTCCGCCCCTTCTCGAGCTCGTTCACGATCTCGAGCTTCTCCTCGACCTTCCTCTTCTCCTCCTGTATCTTGTCGAGCTCGCCTATCTTCTTCTTCAGCGCCTTGAGCTCGGCCTCGCCCGCCGCTATCTCATCGGCAAGCTGCCCGGCCTCGCCCTGGACGATGAAGTAGAAGACACCGACAAGCGCCGTGACGAAGAAGGTCACGAGACCGGCCACGGTGAGCTGGAACCTTATGGACTCCTTCTTCTTGGCCGCCCTCACGGGCAGGAGGTTTATGCGGATCATCGGTCGGCGAACCTCCTGGTGGCAAGCCCCACGGCCACGCCGAAGTAGGGCCCCATCTCGCTCAGGTACTGGGACTCGAAGTGCTTGGGATTATAGATGACGCCGTTGAATGGGTCGGCCGTCTCCACGGGGATGCCCGTCGAGTCCTGCATCATCTCCTTGAGGCCCTTCACCTTGGAGCCGCCTCCGCTCAGATATATCTTGTTTATGAAGGCCCCCGGAGAGCCGCTGAGGAAGAAGTCGATGGAGCGGCGCACCTCGAGCACCACGTTGGTCGAAACGCTCTCGATGGCCTCATCGAGATCCGTGGTGTCCACACCCTCGACGACACCGCCCTTCTTGAGGGTCTCGGCGTCCTTGAAGCTCACGTTGAGCTGGCGCTGGATCTCCTCGGTGAACTGGTTTCCGCCGTTCGGCACCGAACGGGTAAAGCCGGTCACTCCGCCCATCATGACGCTTATGCTCGTGATGCTGGCCCCGATGTTCACCATCACCACGTTCTCGTTGGGCGCGATGGTGTAGTTTATCTCCATCATGTTCTCGAGGGCGAAGGAGTCGACGTCGATGACCACCGGGTTGAGCCCGGCCTCCTTGAGGACGTTGGTGTAGTCGTTTATGACGTCCTTCTTCACGGCCACGAGCATGACGTCCATCTGTCCCTTGCCCTCCTCGTCCTCGCCGAGTATCTGGAAGTCGATGTTCACCTCGCTCATGGGGAAGGGGATGTACTGCTCGGCCTCCCACTGGATCGACTCGGCCAGGTCCTCTTCGCTCATGGCCGGCAGGCTCACCTTCTTTATGATGACCGAATGGCCCGTGAGCGAGGAGACGGCGTCCTTGACCTTTATGCTGTGCTCCTTGAGGAGCTCCTTGACGGTATTGGTCACCGTCATGGAGTCGATGATGGAGCCGTCGACTATGGCCTCGGGCGGGAGGAAGGCGATGCCGAGTTTGCTGAGCTCCCAGCCCTTCTTGGCCTCGTCGAGCTGCACGACCTTGATGGAGCTCGAGCCGATGTCGATGGCCACCACATCCTTCTTCCTGAAAAGATTGAGCAGAGGTATGTCCATTGTCCGTCCACGTCCCCGCCCCGCAGGCGGCGACTCGAGGTCGGCCGCATTGGGCGGCCCCTTCCGGCCCGGCGCCGGGCCGGCTCCATCATGTCGATCTTACCGGAAAAAGACCCCCTGCGCCTTGACCGGAGTCACGGAAGGGCGGCGCCGGAAAAAAAGAGAGCGCCGCTAATCTCCGAAGACCTTGTCCTTGTCCGATATGTCGAGTCCCAGGGCGCAGATGATCTTGCGCTTGGTCTCGAGCCTGCAGGCAAAACCCTTTTCGATCCTGTCGATGGTGATCGGAGAGACGCCGGCCTTGCGCGCAAGCTCGGCCTTGCTCAGCAGCATGCCCTCCCTTATCTTCTTCAGGTTGTTGCTGTTGGCGGCCGCCCCCTGCGGCCCCTGTCCACCGGTTTTCTTAGCCATCTGAACGGACCTTTCCCGTCGACTTTAAGACCTGCCTGTCGCTTTGCAGCAAACTATATTGCACTTACAACAACTTGTCAATCTTTTTTGAAATTCAAGCATAATTAAATATAACTGCGCCACATGAGAAGGAGAGTTATAGGATATTATCGCCGGAGGGGAAAAGTACTTGAGGAGATTCTGAATAATAAGGGAAGTTCTGATTTATTGCGCTGAGGGAACCTTTTGTAAAAGGGTCACAGACCCACGGCTCCCTCAGACTCCCTCCAAAGACTTTTAACGCGAGTTGGTTTCCCCCTGTTTTGCCAAGGCAAAACAGGGGGAAACCAACTCGTATTGAAAGTCTTTGAAGGGGGCGTCCTGCCCGCGGCGGCTGCCTCGGGGGGCTGCACCGGGGGTTCGGCCCGCAAAGGCGTAAAAATCCCGCCTGGCGCGGGCCGAACCCCCGGTGCAGCCGAAGATCCGAACAACATACGATGGGGCAGGGGGAAACGTGGGCCTATGGCCCTTTTTCAGAAAGTTTCCCCCGGCGCGGGCGCTTCTATTCCAGTCCCACGGTGAAGCTCTGGAAGGCGACGGCGTCGCCGTCGCTTACGATGATGCGCAGACTGTAGGTGCCCGTCTCGCCCTCGAAGGGCCAGCGCAGCAGGCCGGTCTCCGGGTCGATGGTCATGCCCTCTGGAGCGCCCTCCACCGAAAAGGTCAGGGGGTCGCCGTCGGGGTCCCTGGCCTCGACCTGGTAGACGTAGACGCCGGAGTCGGCCTCGACGGGAGGAAAAGAGGTTATCTCCGGCGGACTGTTGGCGATCACGAGCCTGGGCGAGCTTATGGGCACTCCCTTTACCCAGCCGTCGTAAGGTGTGACGACGGCCCATACGATGTCGCCCTTCTTGAAGCCCGTTGTATCGAGGGTGTCGGTCGTGGCCCCGTCCACCGGTTCGTCGTTGCGGTACCACTGGTAGAAAAAGGTGACCCTGTCTCCCTCCCTGTCTTCGCCCCTGGCCTCGACCTTTACGGGTGTGCCGGGGGTGACGAGCCTCGGCACAAGGCGCAGGGCCACCACCTCGGACGGCGTATTGAGCTCAACCCTGGCAACGGGGCCGCTGTGAGCGGAAGCCTCCCGCCCCCCGCCGTCGCCTCCGCCGGCGGGCCCCGCCCCCTCCACCGACCTCTCCCGGACAGAAGGCGCCGCCTCCTTGCCTGCGCCGGCGCCGCCGCCGTCGCCGTAACAGCCCGCAAGAACGGCCACGACAAGCGCCGCCACGGCGCCCCTCGCCGTCCATATCCTCATCCGTCCGTCCGACACGGTGGCCTGCACGGGAAAGAACCTTTCCGAGACTCCGATTAATCATCCTTGGGGAAACTTTCTGCAGAAGGGCCACAGGCCCACGTTCCCCCCGCTCGTCACTTGAGGATGTACTTATAGATGATCTCCACTTCCGACTCTCCGCTGCCCGACTCCTCGCGCCAGCCCGCCGTGCCGCTGCGTTCTCCGCGGGTCTCGGCCTCCACCTCAATTATAGTACCTGTCGAGGTCTGGATAAAGCCTTTTGTCGACTTGCCCACGGCGAGGCCGACGGTGGTGGGCACGCCGGAGCCGAGCGAGGTCTTGGAGCTCACGATCTCGGTGCCACCCGATGTCTCGGTGCCTATGACGCTCTTTATGTAGGCCGTGCCGGTCTCGTAGTAGAGGGCGTAGAGGACGCTCGAGCCCTGGAGGGCGCATACGTCGTTGTTGGGCGTAAAGGCCGTGAAGAGGACGATTCCGCCGAGCACCGCCGCCTTTGAGAGCACCCGCTCGCTGGGCGAGCTCCCCGTGTCGGTGAGATCCACGTACCAGCCGTCGTAGGTGCGGGCCGTGGTGATGAGCGTGCCGTAGGAGACGTCGCCGGTGGAGCCGGGCACGTTCTGGACCTGGGTTGTCGAGCCGTAGTCGTTCTTGACGACGATGTTGGTCGAGTCCATGAGGTCGTTCTTGGCGTAGGTCGTCGTGCAGGAGCCGTCCCAGCAGGCGTCCTTTATGGCGTAGAACGTCTGCTGGTCCGAGTTGGTCTTGTCGGTGGTGCTGAGGTACCTGCCCGTGCCGAAGAAGACCCACTTGTTGCCCAGGGGGTCGGTCGATACGGAAGGGCCCACGAGCATGGGCTGCTCGCCGAGGCTTATGAGGGTCGAGAGCGTCCAGTTGGCCGGGTTGCTGTCTCCGCCGGTCGTTATCCTGTAGACCTTGCCCCACGTCCACTCCACTGGGTTGCCCGTCTTGTCGTAGGAGCTGCCGATGTAGATGGTGTCGGTCGTATAGTTGTCGTCCACGTCGCCGTCTATGGCGGTGGCGTCCCCCATGAAGGCGTTGTTGTCGGTGGAGAAGGTCCTGGCGAGGCTGCCGTCGAGGAGGTTGACGACGAATATCTTGCCCTGCTGGTTGCTCGACCCGTCGTAGCCGCGGCTTCCGCTGGGCACCTCGTTGTCGGGGCCCGAACCGACTATCATGTACCACTTGTCGGCGCTCGAGTCCTTTACGTGGACCACCGCCGGGTAGGCCGTGGTGAAGCCCAGTGCCGAGTCCGTGAAGCGCCACAGGAGCCTCGGCGGCTTTTCCGGGTCGGTCACGTCGAGGGCGTAATAGGCGGAACGGAAGGTGCGCGACGTGTCCGGCGTGCTCGCGTTGTTGTCGTAGTCGCCGGTGACGGTGATGGCGCCGCCGCCGAAACGCTGGCCCACTATGAGTATGGTGCCCCAGCCGCCGGGATGGGAGGTGTTCTGGCCGTCTACGCAGTCCGAGCCCGTCGGCGGATTGAGCGAGCTGTCGCTGTCGCAGAAGATCCTCACGTCGGTGGCCTTGGGCTTGAGGTCCACGCCGTATACGTGGGAGTAGCTGGTGTCGGCGAACCACTTGAGGTGGGGGAGGTTGTCGTAAGGGGCGAAGGCCCAGAGCTCGTCGCCGAGTTCGGGGAGCGGCGATGTCCAGCCGTTGCCCGACGAGGGGTTGGCGGCGAAGCTGCCGTGCTCGGTCACCGAGGGGGTGGAGGAGTCGTCGCCCGCCGTGTAGACGCCCGCATTGAGGGCGTGGAGCAGGCCGTCGTTGCCTCCCACGTAGACGATGTGACGCCTGTTGAGGTAGGCGCTCTTGAAGCTCGAGTAGGACGAGAGGCCGTAGATGAGGTCGTAGTTCTCGCTGGGCGAGGCCACGGTGGTGGGCGTGGAGTAGACGATGTCGCCCAGGGCCCAGACGCGCTCGGTGGCGTTGGTGCAGCCCGTCTCGAGGGTGGCGCCAGTTATGGGGACGCACCGGTTGCGGTAGCCGCTCACGGCGTTGCCGCGCGTGTAGTTTATTATATTCTGGGCCTCGGTCGTGTCGGCGGCGTTGAGGTAAGGGGCCAGGGTGGCCGCGTTGGCCGTCGTGACGGCCAGGGCCTCGCCGCCGAGGTTCGA
The Deltaproteobacteria bacterium genome window above contains:
- a CDS encoding helix-turn-helix domain-containing protein translates to MAKKTGGQGPQGAAANSNNLKKIREGMLLSKAELARKAGVSPITIDRIEKGFACRLETKRKIICALGLDISDKDKVFGD
- a CDS encoding pilus assembly protein PilO; this encodes MAVNIKLDAVLKLPLWQRALVVAAVNLLLAGLSYQFLLAPKQAEVERLKQRSAELERELTRSRIIAKDIPKYEREREELEEKLKKALAQLPNEKEIPDLLKSISDAAGEAGLHIVLFKPRAEIPKGFYAEVPVDMIVEGRYESLFKFCVKVGELPRIVNIGTVDIASKEEMSRIPTLNAKFIVTTFRFVSSDEAAGAEGAGGTPQ
- the pilM gene encoding type IV pilus assembly protein PilM, with translation MDIPLLNLFRKKDVVAIDIGSSSIKVVQLDEAKKGWELSKLGIAFLPPEAIVDGSIIDSMTVTNTVKELLKEHSIKVKDAVSSLTGHSVIIKKVSLPAMSEEDLAESIQWEAEQYIPFPMSEVNIDFQILGEDEEGKGQMDVMLVAVKKDVINDYTNVLKEAGLNPVVIDVDSFALENMMEINYTIAPNENVVMVNIGASITSISVMMGGVTGFTRSVPNGGNQFTEEIQRQLNVSFKDAETLKKGGVVEGVDTTDLDEAIESVSTNVVLEVRRSIDFFLSGSPGAFINKIYLSGGGSKVKGLKEMMQDSTGIPVETADPFNGVIYNPKHFESQYLSEMGPYFGVAVGLATRRFADR
- a CDS encoding fimbrial protein, which gives rise to MIRINLLPVRAAKKKESIRFQLTVAGLVTFFVTALVGVFYFIVQGEAGQLADEIAAGEAELKALKKKIGELDKIQEEKRKVEEKLEIVNELEKGRSGPVELLVKVSEAIPDTAWLTSLKERGSLIVLRGIASSDDVVADFMKGLERQKGLGRVELEVAERRKVQGVDGYLVSFTLRIEKG